AACCGTCTGCTGATTACGCTGCGTAATGCAATGGATAAAACCACACTGGTAACAGAAACCAAAACATTGCGCCGTAAGGTGAACAAGGTGCCTGAAATGATCGGGCAGTCTGCACCTATTCTGAAAATTAAAGAAACACTGGAAAAAGTAGCGCCTACAGATGCACGTGTGCTGATCACAGGTGAAAACGGCGCCGGTAAAGAGCTGGTAGCCCGCTGGCTGCATGAACTCAGTCACCGTGCCAGCGGCCCGATGGTAGAGGTAAACTGTGCTGCTATTCCAAGTGAGCTGATAGAAAGTGAGCTGTTTGGCCATGAAAAGGGCTCTTTTACCTCTGCGGTAAAACAGCGCATTGGTAAATTCGAGCAGGCCAGCGGTGGTACGCTGTTCCTCGATGAAATCGGGGATATGAGCCTGAGTGCACAGGCAAAAGTGCTGCGTGCATTACAGGAAGGTAAAATTACCCGTGTGGGTGGCGATAAGGAAATCAGTGTGGATGTACGCGTTGTGGCGGCTACCAATAAAGATTTGCTGCGTGAAGTGGAAGAGAAGAACTTCCGGCTTGACCTTTACCACCGACTGAGTGTAATCCTGATACATGTGCCTTCACTGAACGACCGCAGGGATGATG
This window of the Chitinophaga sp. Cy-1792 genome carries:
- a CDS encoding sigma-54 dependent transcriptional regulator, with product MANILIIDDEKSIRKTLTEILSYEGYKVDEAADGQEGFKLFKEKQYDAVLCDIKMPKMDGLEFLEKAREVNPDIPIIMVSGHGNIDTAVDAVKKGAYDYISKPPDLNRLLITLRNAMDKTTLVTETKTLRRKVNKVPEMIGQSAPILKIKETLEKVAPTDARVLITGENGAGKELVARWLHELSHRASGPMVEVNCAAIPSELIESELFGHEKGSFTSAVKQRIGKFEQASGGTLFLDEIGDMSLSAQAKVLRALQEGKITRVGGDKEISVDVRVVAATNKDLLREVEEKNFRLDLYHRLSVILIHVPSLNDRRDDVPLLVDSFLDAVCAEYGIARKQIDKDAMKALQQHNWSGNIRELRNVVERLVILSGKTISVEDVDDFVVPNRDKKKVNS